A window from Mycolicibacterium tokaiense encodes these proteins:
- a CDS encoding methyltransferase family protein, translating into MKAVGSVALAGFVQFVAIAGALFLPSWTVHYWQAWMFLAVFACAAWLPSVYVQMARPAALQRRMRGGPVAEARTVQKVVMAVLYGSLAAMCVVSALDHRFGWSSVPAAVSVLGAAVVAAGLAMVVLVAVQNTYASTTVQVEAGQQVVSTGLYAVVRHPMYFGNVLMLVGTPPALGSYWALLFVAPGVLVLVSRIRDEETLLRDELAGYCAYSRRVRYRLLPCLW; encoded by the coding sequence GTGAAAGCAGTGGGCAGCGTTGCCCTCGCAGGGTTCGTTCAGTTCGTCGCCATCGCCGGCGCGCTGTTCCTGCCGTCCTGGACTGTTCACTACTGGCAGGCCTGGATGTTCCTGGCGGTGTTCGCCTGCGCGGCGTGGCTGCCGAGCGTGTACGTCCAGATGGCCAGACCTGCTGCGTTGCAACGACGGATGCGCGGTGGTCCGGTGGCCGAAGCCAGGACCGTGCAGAAGGTCGTGATGGCGGTGCTGTACGGGTCGTTGGCTGCGATGTGTGTGGTGAGCGCGCTCGACCACCGCTTCGGCTGGTCGTCGGTGCCGGCAGCGGTGAGCGTGCTCGGTGCGGCGGTGGTGGCCGCCGGGCTCGCGATGGTGGTGCTGGTGGCGGTGCAGAACACCTACGCCTCCACCACCGTGCAGGTGGAGGCCGGTCAGCAGGTGGTATCCACCGGTCTGTATGCGGTGGTGCGCCACCCCATGTACTTCGGTAACGTGCTGATGCTGGTGGGCACGCCGCCGGCGCTCGGTTCCTATTGGGCGCTGCTGTTCGTGGCACCCGGTGTCCTGGTGCTGGTCTCCCGGATTCGTGACGAGGAGACGCTGCTGCGAGACGAACTCGCCGGCTACTGCGCCTACAGCCGCCGGGTGCGCTACCGCCTGTTGCCGTGTCTGTGGTGA
- a CDS encoding metal-dependent hydrolase: MTELSVRKMRFGFSDPAVPFAWNQHNPAFSSAANALSFLAIGFEKMIVATVTEALPLIAEPAVAQEARTFMRQEAQHSLAHRQHVKALIAGHPALAQTFSDVIASYDRLVATTPLKYRLAYTADVEATFTPSFKLMLDNADTLFAGGDDRVASLFLWHFVEEIEHRSSALLIYDAVVADRWYRLRVAPSVFAHAGAVMAQAADDFNRLVPLTHRLVDATSMSGGPGWKKAAAKHFPRVCGLLGLHVPDYGPVGRVYPHVRLREKLAAAYGVLRSQFPGHNPQYQDLPALAAEWLARYDAGQDVTRWYTRAQRGDS, translated from the coding sequence GTGACCGAGCTGTCGGTGCGCAAGATGCGTTTCGGATTCTCCGACCCGGCGGTTCCGTTCGCCTGGAACCAGCACAATCCGGCGTTCTCGAGTGCGGCCAATGCACTGTCATTCCTGGCCATCGGATTCGAGAAGATGATCGTCGCCACCGTCACCGAGGCATTGCCACTGATCGCCGAACCGGCGGTCGCGCAGGAAGCGCGGACCTTCATGCGCCAGGAGGCGCAACACAGTCTGGCCCACCGTCAGCATGTCAAGGCGCTGATCGCCGGCCACCCCGCGCTGGCGCAGACCTTCAGCGACGTGATCGCCTCCTACGACCGGCTCGTGGCGACCACACCACTGAAGTACCGGCTGGCCTACACCGCCGATGTCGAGGCGACCTTCACCCCCTCCTTCAAACTGATGCTCGACAACGCCGACACCCTCTTCGCCGGCGGTGACGACCGGGTGGCATCGCTGTTCCTGTGGCATTTTGTGGAGGAGATCGAGCACCGTAGCTCGGCGCTGCTCATCTACGACGCGGTGGTGGCCGACCGGTGGTACCGCCTGCGCGTGGCCCCGTCGGTGTTCGCCCACGCCGGGGCGGTGATGGCGCAGGCCGCCGATGACTTCAACCGGCTGGTGCCGTTGACCCACCGCCTGGTTGATGCCACCTCCATGTCGGGCGGTCCGGGCTGGAAAAAGGCTGCAGCGAAGCACTTTCCGAGAGTCTGCGGCCTCCTCGGACTTCACGTGCCGGACTACGGGCCCGTGGGAAGGGTCTACCCGCACGTGCGGTTGCGGGAGAAACTCGCCGCCGCATACGGGGTGCTGCGCAGCCAGTTCCCCGGGCACAACCCCCAGTACCAGGACCTCCCCGCGCTGGCTGCCGAATGGTTGGCGCGCTACGACGCCGGGCAGGACGTGACGCGGTGGTACACCAGAGCACAGCGGGGAGACTCGTGA
- a CDS encoding phosphopantetheine-binding protein: protein MVADPVQPLQPAQLPPGPWTPPRPPQAPPAPEYRAPTTAVEQRLAELYTQVLEIQRVGIDDAFFALGGDSLSALRLVGLINEALGCQLTVAAVLQTPTVHGLSRQVGSPESGGRERP, encoded by the coding sequence ATGGTGGCCGATCCGGTGCAGCCCCTGCAGCCGGCGCAGCTGCCGCCCGGGCCCTGGACACCGCCGCGGCCGCCGCAGGCACCACCGGCGCCGGAGTACCGCGCCCCGACCACTGCGGTCGAGCAGCGCCTCGCCGAGCTCTACACGCAGGTTCTCGAGATCCAGCGGGTCGGCATCGACGACGCGTTCTTCGCCCTGGGTGGCGACTCACTGTCGGCGTTGCGGCTGGTGGGGCTCATCAACGAGGCACTCGGTTGCCAATTGACCGTTGCGGCGGTGCTGCAGACCCCCACCGTGCACGGTCTGAGCCGGCAGGTCGGCAGTCCCGAATCCGGTGGCCGGGAACGGCCGTGA
- a CDS encoding MbtH family protein has translation MSNNPFDDETGRFYVLRNDEDQHSLWPVFAEVPPGWHIVHGETDRASCLEYIEENWTDIRPKSLRDRLATDGARNR, from the coding sequence GTGAGTAACAACCCGTTCGACGACGAGACTGGTCGCTTTTATGTGCTGCGCAACGACGAAGACCAGCACAGCCTGTGGCCGGTGTTTGCTGAGGTACCGCCCGGGTGGCACATCGTGCACGGCGAGACCGACCGTGCGAGTTGCCTCGAATACATCGAAGAGAACTGGACCGACATCCGACCGAAGAGTCTGCGCGACAGGCTGGCAACGGACGGAGCTCGCAACAGGTGA
- a CDS encoding glycosyltransferase gives MKFVVATWGSRGDIEPNLAAARELVRRGHEVVMAVPPDLVAFAEAAGPRAVPFGPESGAILDAHREFWTCLFRRPWCLRTLIRARLEIAGPLLRGWQEMSAALVDIADGADLVFSGINFEDAAANVAERYGLPLATLHYFPLRPNGRIVPMLPPRLGRAVVAGFWWVSWRGTKKVEDAQRRQLGLPTSRGSAPRRITDSGATEIQAYDAACFPGLAQEWAARRRPVQRPFVGTLTLELPTSADTEIEAWIASGPPPIFFGFGSIPVESPADTIAMISAACAELGQRAVIGAAGTDFGALPHPDHVLVAGTMNYATVFPRCRAVVHHGGSGTTPVAMRAGVPQAILYWDMVHAIYGAAVRRLGVGTARRFSTADEQSLVADLRTILGADYGARARALAARITAPAESAAAAADLLEDLARAGRTLH, from the coding sequence GTGAAATTTGTTGTCGCAACCTGGGGTAGCCGCGGCGATATCGAACCCAACCTCGCCGCCGCACGCGAACTGGTTCGCCGGGGTCATGAGGTGGTGATGGCAGTGCCGCCGGACCTGGTGGCGTTCGCCGAAGCCGCGGGACCCAGGGCAGTGCCGTTCGGACCGGAATCCGGGGCGATCCTCGACGCGCATCGCGAATTCTGGACCTGTCTGTTTCGCCGTCCCTGGTGCCTGCGGACGCTGATACGGGCTCGGCTCGAGATCGCGGGCCCGTTGCTGCGGGGGTGGCAGGAGATGAGTGCGGCCCTGGTGGACATTGCTGACGGTGCCGATCTGGTGTTCTCCGGCATCAACTTCGAAGACGCCGCCGCCAATGTCGCGGAACGCTACGGCCTTCCGCTGGCAACGTTGCACTATTTCCCCCTGCGACCCAACGGACGGATCGTGCCGATGCTGCCCCCGCGGCTGGGCCGCGCTGTGGTGGCGGGCTTCTGGTGGGTATCGTGGCGCGGCACCAAGAAGGTGGAAGACGCACAACGGCGGCAGCTGGGCTTGCCCACATCGCGGGGTTCGGCGCCGCGGCGGATCACCGACAGTGGCGCGACGGAGATCCAGGCCTATGATGCGGCGTGCTTTCCGGGTCTGGCGCAGGAGTGGGCGGCGCGGAGGCGCCCGGTGCAACGCCCCTTCGTGGGCACATTGACATTGGAGTTGCCCACCTCGGCCGACACCGAGATCGAAGCGTGGATTGCATCGGGGCCGCCACCCATCTTCTTCGGATTCGGCAGCATCCCTGTCGAATCGCCGGCGGATACCATCGCCATGATCAGTGCCGCGTGCGCCGAGCTCGGTCAGCGTGCGGTGATCGGTGCTGCCGGAACCGACTTCGGCGCCCTGCCACATCCCGATCATGTCCTGGTGGCCGGAACCATGAACTATGCCACTGTCTTTCCGCGGTGTCGGGCTGTGGTCCATCACGGCGGCTCGGGAACCACGCCGGTGGCGATGCGTGCTGGGGTGCCCCAGGCGATCTTGTACTGGGACATGGTGCACGCGATCTACGGTGCTGCTGTCAGGCGGTTGGGGGTCGGCACCGCGCGGCGGTTCTCGACCGCCGACGAGCAGTCACTGGTGGCGGACCTGCGGACCATCCTGGGTGCCGACTACGGCGCGCGGGCGCGTGCACTGGCCGCCCGGATCACCGCGCCGGCCGAGAGCGCTGCCGCTGCCGCGGACCTGCTGGAAGACCTGGCGCGCGCCGGGCGAACTTTACATTGA